In Tsuneonella dongtanensis, a single window of DNA contains:
- a CDS encoding alpha/beta hydrolase → MQHIEWSVTGHGGLSLHAQGWLPEQSPRDVIVISHGYAEHGGRYGNLVERLVPQGYALYAIDHRGHGRSQGTRALVDRMAWVIEDLHRFVGEVRARHDGQRVKLLGHSMGGNVAFGYALRWPEDLSGLVLSGPLIGGSVPAVQRWVLSLLSAVAPNTGMIALPPEAVSRDPAVVRAYIDDPLVTTGKVAARTAHEMFTSVAGYRERAPAMKVPVLVQHGEADALVPLKGVRPVVDTIGAADKTVITYPGLYHEIYNEPEKDAVIAVLSRWLEAHPASG, encoded by the coding sequence ATGCAGCATATCGAATGGAGCGTGACCGGGCATGGCGGACTGTCGCTCCACGCCCAAGGCTGGCTGCCCGAGCAAAGCCCCCGCGATGTGATCGTGATCTCGCACGGCTATGCCGAGCACGGCGGGCGCTACGGCAACCTCGTTGAGCGGCTCGTGCCGCAGGGCTACGCGCTCTACGCGATCGATCATCGCGGGCACGGCAGGTCGCAAGGGACGCGGGCACTGGTCGACCGGATGGCGTGGGTGATCGAGGACTTGCACCGGTTCGTCGGCGAGGTGCGCGCAAGACATGACGGGCAACGGGTCAAGCTGCTGGGGCATTCGATGGGTGGCAACGTCGCCTTCGGCTACGCGCTGCGCTGGCCCGAGGACCTGTCGGGCCTCGTGCTGTCGGGTCCGCTGATCGGCGGGAGCGTGCCCGCCGTCCAGCGCTGGGTGCTGTCGCTCCTTTCGGCGGTTGCGCCGAACACCGGCATGATCGCCCTGCCGCCCGAGGCCGTGAGCCGCGACCCGGCGGTGGTACGGGCTTACATCGACGATCCGCTGGTCACGACCGGCAAGGTCGCCGCGCGCACCGCGCACGAGATGTTCACCTCGGTCGCCGGGTACCGCGAGCGCGCGCCCGCAATGAAGGTGCCGGTCCTCGTCCAGCACGGCGAGGCCGATGCGCTTGTCCCGTTGAAGGGCGTCCGGCCCGTCGTCGACACCATCGGTGCCGCCGACAAGACCGTGATCACTTATCCCGGGCTGTACCACGAGATCTACAACGAGCCCGAGAAGGATGCCGTGATCGCGGTTCTTTCCCGCTGGCTCGAGGCGCACCCCGCTAGCGGTTGA
- a CDS encoding acetolactate synthase large subunit gives MNGAQSLVSTLVGHGVDVCFANPGTSEMHFLAALGDPRMRGVLCLFEGVCTGAADGYYRMADKPAATLLHLGPGLANGLANIHNARRASSGMVNVVGEHATKHLKYDAPLTSDIEGLARPLSHWVRRGGSAETIAWDTAAAVAKASEHPGQIATLILPGDTAWQDAGAAVAPPPAPRTRKAPDPERIAQVAKVLRSGEPTMLILANKACRVEPLELAGKVSAGTGCRLASQFFTNRIERGAGRVPLERIPYSVAPALKFLQGTRHIVTLETKEPVAFFSYPGLPSLLKEPGTQVHALSEPDEDSTLALQMLIDELGLGNAQAAYQPPAEAVMPSGKLDPISIAHALCAGIPENGIVIDESLTSGRESMSYTLGARPHDMINNLGGSIGYSPPVATGAALACPDRRTICLVGDGSAMYTIQALWTQAREQLPVTTVVFANNTYNILKAEYSNMGAGDAPSEAALTMIDIDRPTIDWLSMGKAMGVPGVQVDTAEGLAKALLDANGEAGPRLIEVKLY, from the coding sequence ATGAACGGCGCGCAGAGCCTCGTATCCACGCTTGTCGGCCACGGGGTCGACGTATGCTTCGCCAATCCAGGAACCTCGGAAATGCACTTTCTCGCCGCGCTCGGCGACCCGCGCATGCGCGGGGTGCTGTGCCTGTTCGAGGGCGTGTGCACGGGGGCCGCGGACGGGTATTACCGCATGGCGGACAAACCCGCCGCGACGCTGCTGCATCTCGGGCCCGGCCTCGCCAATGGCCTCGCCAACATCCACAATGCCCGCCGCGCCTCGTCGGGCATGGTCAACGTCGTCGGGGAACACGCGACCAAGCATCTCAAGTACGATGCGCCGCTCACGAGCGACATAGAGGGCCTTGCAAGGCCGCTGTCGCACTGGGTGCGGCGCGGCGGGAGCGCGGAGACGATCGCGTGGGACACCGCGGCGGCGGTCGCCAAGGCAAGCGAGCATCCCGGCCAGATCGCCACGCTGATCCTTCCGGGCGATACCGCATGGCAGGATGCGGGAGCCGCAGTCGCGCCTCCCCCGGCGCCACGCACGCGCAAGGCACCTGACCCGGAAAGGATCGCCCAGGTCGCGAAGGTCCTCCGCTCGGGTGAGCCGACGATGCTCATCCTCGCTAACAAGGCGTGCCGGGTGGAACCGCTCGAACTCGCCGGGAAGGTCTCGGCGGGAACCGGTTGCCGGCTCGCGAGCCAGTTCTTCACCAATCGCATCGAGCGCGGGGCAGGGCGCGTGCCGCTTGAGCGCATCCCGTATTCGGTCGCCCCCGCGCTCAAGTTCCTTCAGGGCACGCGGCATATCGTGACCCTGGAAACGAAGGAGCCTGTGGCGTTCTTCAGCTATCCGGGCCTGCCGAGCCTGCTCAAGGAGCCGGGCACGCAGGTCCATGCGTTGAGCGAACCGGACGAGGACAGCACGCTGGCGCTGCAGATGCTGATCGACGAGCTCGGGCTCGGCAACGCACAGGCCGCCTATCAGCCACCCGCGGAAGCCGTCATGCCGTCCGGCAAGCTGGACCCGATCAGCATCGCCCATGCGCTCTGCGCGGGCATTCCCGAAAACGGCATCGTGATCGACGAAAGCCTTACGAGCGGTCGCGAATCGATGAGCTACACGCTCGGCGCGCGGCCGCACGACATGATCAACAACCTCGGGGGCTCGATCGGATACTCGCCGCCGGTGGCGACCGGAGCGGCGCTCGCCTGCCCGGATCGGCGGACCATCTGTCTCGTCGGCGATGGCAGCGCCATGTACACGATCCAGGCGCTGTGGACGCAGGCACGCGAGCAGCTCCCGGTGACGACGGTCGTGTTCGCCAACAACACCTACAACATCCTCAAGGCCGAGTATTCGAACATGGGCGCGGGCGATGCGCCGAGCGAAGCGGCGCTGACCATGATCGATATCGACCGGCCGACGATCGACTGGCTGTCGATGGGCAAGGCGATGGGCGTTCCCGGCGTGCAGGTCGACACGGCGGAGGGGCTCGCGAAGGCGCTGCTCGACGCGAACGGCGAGGCGGGGCCGCGACTGATCGAGGTAAAGCTCTACTGA
- a CDS encoding formylglycine-generating enzyme family protein has product MTAKYLTGFAGIAAIAMLAACSNADGGGKTAVVARTCAAIADTPVRLEGGTFAMGEEDVYAEEGPVRQTTVAGFWIDPHEVTNRQFAEFVEATGYLTVAEKPVDPSLFAVPVDQIPPEMLQPGSAVFTAPDTPSRRYTDWWKYVPGANWKKPYGPDGADAVPNQPVVHLAWDDMVAYAEWRGGRLPTEAEWEFAASAGKASKNIQPVEANSWQGVFPVQNEETDGFKGVSPVGCYKPNANGLYDMVGNVWEMTSDFFRPGHDPSATDNPRGPSEADAYDPMNPGFPSRTVKGGSYLCAPNYCQRYRPASRQGRDTGLGTSNVGFRLVYDREPKPAG; this is encoded by the coding sequence GTGACTGCCAAGTACCTGACGGGTTTTGCCGGCATCGCCGCAATCGCCATGCTGGCCGCTTGCTCGAACGCGGACGGTGGAGGCAAAACCGCCGTCGTCGCGCGGACCTGCGCTGCGATTGCCGACACGCCCGTCCGGCTCGAGGGCGGAACGTTCGCGATGGGCGAGGAAGACGTCTACGCCGAGGAAGGCCCGGTGCGGCAAACCACGGTCGCCGGCTTCTGGATCGACCCGCACGAAGTGACCAATCGCCAGTTCGCCGAATTCGTCGAAGCGACAGGGTATCTCACGGTGGCCGAAAAGCCGGTCGACCCGTCGCTGTTCGCGGTGCCGGTCGACCAGATTCCGCCCGAGATGCTGCAGCCCGGCTCGGCGGTATTCACTGCTCCCGACACCCCCAGCCGCCGCTACACCGACTGGTGGAAGTATGTGCCCGGGGCGAACTGGAAGAAACCCTACGGTCCCGATGGTGCGGACGCCGTGCCCAACCAGCCGGTCGTCCATCTCGCCTGGGACGACATGGTCGCCTACGCCGAATGGCGCGGCGGGCGCTTGCCGACAGAGGCCGAGTGGGAATTTGCGGCATCCGCCGGCAAGGCTTCGAAGAACATCCAGCCGGTCGAAGCCAACAGCTGGCAAGGCGTGTTTCCGGTCCAGAACGAGGAGACCGACGGCTTCAAGGGGGTCTCACCGGTCGGCTGTTACAAGCCGAACGCGAACGGCCTCTATGATATGGTCGGCAACGTCTGGGAAATGACCTCGGACTTCTTTCGCCCCGGCCATGACCCGAGCGCAACCGACAACCCGAGAGGCCCGAGCGAAGCCGACGCCTATGACCCGATGAACCCCGGTTTCCCGTCGCGGACGGTCAAAGGCGGAAGCTACCTCTGCGCGCCGAATTACTGCCAGCGGTACCGCCCGGCCTCGCGCCAGGGACGGGATACGGGCCTTGGGACCAGCAACGTGGGATTCAGGCTGGTCTACGACCGGGAGCCGAAGCCGGCGGGCTGA
- the kynU gene encoding kynureninase translates to MDPAALDAADPLRCFRERFALPEGKMYLDGNSLGCLPRETPQKLANLVDREWGENLIGSWNDAGWVSAPERVGAKIARLVGAADGEVVACDSTSVNVFKALCAALSVNQGRSTILSERGNFPTDVYMMQGLETLTGGRVRSRLVDPEEVIGAIDEDTAAILLTQVHYRTGRIRDMATTTAAAHAKGALAIWDLSHSAGAIPVDLNAARADFAVGCGYKFLNGGPGAPGYIFVAERHQADAIPALSGWFGHARPFDFEDRYEPAPGITRFLAGTPPILGLAALEVGVDLMLEADMAEVRAKSIAMGSLFTALMEPLCAAHGFALASPSDPNQRGSQVSYSHPNAYPIVQALIARGVVGDFRAPDVLRFGLTPLYTSFAEIASAVDILRAVMDEGAWDRSEFHERSAVT, encoded by the coding sequence ATGGACCCCGCAGCGCTCGATGCCGCCGACCCTTTGCGGTGCTTCCGCGAGCGGTTTGCGCTCCCTGAGGGGAAGATGTATCTCGACGGCAATTCGCTCGGTTGCCTGCCACGGGAGACCCCCCAGAAGCTCGCCAATTTGGTTGATCGGGAGTGGGGCGAGAACCTTATCGGTTCGTGGAACGATGCGGGGTGGGTTAGCGCTCCCGAGCGCGTAGGGGCGAAAATCGCGCGTTTGGTCGGTGCGGCAGATGGTGAGGTGGTCGCTTGCGATTCCACCTCGGTCAACGTGTTCAAGGCGCTTTGCGCCGCATTGTCCGTCAATCAAGGCCGCTCGACTATACTATCCGAGCGCGGCAATTTCCCGACCGACGTCTACATGATGCAGGGCCTCGAAACGCTGACGGGCGGGCGTGTGAGGTCGAGACTTGTCGATCCCGAGGAAGTGATCGGGGCGATCGACGAGGATACCGCGGCCATCCTGCTGACGCAGGTGCATTATCGTACGGGCCGTATCCGCGACATGGCGACGACGACAGCGGCTGCGCACGCGAAAGGCGCACTGGCGATTTGGGACCTCAGCCACAGCGCAGGCGCGATCCCGGTGGACCTCAATGCCGCGCGCGCCGACTTCGCGGTCGGCTGCGGTTACAAGTTCCTCAACGGCGGACCGGGCGCGCCCGGATACATCTTCGTGGCCGAGCGTCACCAGGCCGATGCCATCCCTGCGCTCTCGGGCTGGTTCGGGCACGCCCGACCGTTCGATTTCGAGGATCGATACGAGCCGGCCCCGGGCATCACGCGCTTTCTCGCCGGTACTCCCCCAATCCTGGGTCTCGCCGCGCTCGAAGTCGGCGTCGACTTGATGCTCGAGGCCGACATGGCCGAAGTCCGGGCGAAGTCCATTGCGATGGGATCGCTCTTTACCGCGTTGATGGAGCCCCTGTGCGCGGCCCACGGCTTTGCCTTGGCAAGCCCCTCCGACCCGAATCAGCGGGGAAGCCAGGTCTCCTACAGCCATCCGAATGCCTACCCGATAGTCCAGGCGCTGATCGCGCGCGGAGTCGTCGGCGACTTTCGCGCACCTGACGTACTGCGCTTCGGACTGACCCCCCTCTACACCTCGTTCGCCGAGATTGCTTCGGCAGTGGACATCCTGCGCGCGGTGATGGACGAAGGCGCGTGGGACCGATCCGAATTCCACGAACGGTCGGCAGTGACCTGA
- the glgX gene encoding glycogen debranching protein GlgX has protein sequence MGAVVYDGKTRFKVRSPRADALFLCLFQGNGEEQRVPMERDPDGVHWVVEMAEDLAGRPYGYRARGEWNPDEALWFDEAKLLVDPHATQLDRRFTADKALTELGAETAHLVPRAIVMREYEAFPKKAPQFFRGGLVYELNVRAFTMRHPDVPDDVRGTVAALGHPAVVAHLKKIGVTAVELMPIVAWMNEPHLGPLGLVNAWGYNPIAMMALDPGVCPGGVRELARTVETLHGAGIGVFLDLVLNHTGEGDAGGNIVSLRGLDDSAYARTEDGALLNDSGCGNTVDFGQDWIRELALDTMRHFVARCGIDGFRFDLAPIMARSPGFDPNAPIFAAIAEDEWLQDRIMIAEPWDIGPGGYQVGQFPSNWIEWNDRFRDDVREYWNHGGGHGAMAHRMAGSEDLFGKDCRSVNFVAAHDGFTLADSVMYNDRHNEANGEDNRDGHSANYSNNHGAEGPTDDPAIIEARGATMRAMLGSLFASAGTIMLTAGDEFGRTQQGNNNAYCQDNEIGWIDWANRDIDLENYVAALSRRRGDRFARFPNGGQWLRLDGEPMDEGAWDFPGTPGFAYRPPDGAMHPGFVIDRHQRRVTIG, from the coding sequence ATGGGCGCCGTCGTCTACGACGGCAAAACGCGATTCAAGGTCCGCTCCCCCCGTGCCGACGCATTGTTCCTGTGCCTGTTCCAGGGGAACGGCGAGGAGCAGCGCGTCCCGATGGAGCGGGATCCGGACGGTGTGCATTGGGTCGTCGAGATGGCGGAAGACCTCGCCGGCAGGCCGTATGGCTATCGCGCCCGCGGCGAGTGGAACCCGGACGAGGCGCTGTGGTTCGACGAAGCAAAGCTCCTCGTCGACCCGCACGCGACCCAGCTCGACCGGCGCTTTACTGCCGACAAGGCGCTCACCGAACTTGGCGCGGAGACCGCCCACCTCGTGCCGCGCGCGATCGTCATGCGCGAGTACGAGGCGTTCCCGAAGAAAGCGCCACAGTTTTTCCGCGGCGGACTGGTCTACGAGCTCAACGTCCGCGCATTCACCATGCGCCATCCCGACGTCCCCGACGACGTGCGTGGCACGGTGGCGGCACTAGGACATCCGGCGGTTGTTGCGCACCTCAAGAAAATCGGCGTCACCGCGGTCGAATTGATGCCGATCGTCGCGTGGATGAACGAGCCGCACCTGGGTCCGCTCGGGCTCGTCAACGCATGGGGCTACAATCCGATCGCGATGATGGCGCTCGATCCCGGCGTCTGTCCCGGAGGAGTGCGCGAACTGGCGCGCACGGTGGAGACCTTGCACGGCGCGGGCATCGGCGTGTTCCTCGACCTCGTGCTCAACCACACCGGCGAGGGAGATGCGGGCGGCAATATCGTGTCGCTGCGCGGCCTCGACGACAGCGCCTATGCCCGAACCGAAGACGGGGCGCTGCTCAACGACAGCGGCTGCGGCAACACGGTCGATTTCGGGCAGGACTGGATCCGCGAACTTGCGCTCGACACCATGCGCCACTTCGTCGCGCGGTGCGGAATCGATGGGTTCCGCTTCGATCTGGCGCCCATCATGGCCCGATCGCCGGGATTCGATCCGAATGCGCCGATCTTTGCCGCGATCGCCGAGGACGAGTGGTTGCAGGACCGGATCATGATCGCCGAGCCGTGGGACATCGGGCCGGGCGGCTACCAGGTCGGCCAGTTTCCTTCGAACTGGATCGAATGGAACGACCGCTTCCGCGACGACGTGCGCGAATACTGGAACCACGGCGGCGGCCACGGCGCGATGGCCCACCGCATGGCCGGTTCGGAGGACCTGTTCGGCAAGGACTGCCGCAGCGTGAACTTCGTCGCCGCGCACGACGGCTTCACGCTAGCCGACAGCGTCATGTACAACGATCGCCACAACGAGGCGAACGGCGAAGACAACCGCGACGGCCATTCGGCCAATTACAGCAACAACCATGGCGCCGAGGGCCCGACCGACGATCCCGCCATCATCGAGGCGCGCGGCGCGACGATGCGGGCGATGCTGGGGAGCCTGTTCGCCTCTGCCGGCACGATCATGCTCACCGCCGGCGACGAGTTCGGGCGAACGCAGCAGGGCAACAACAACGCCTATTGCCAGGACAACGAAATAGGCTGGATCGACTGGGCGAACCGCGACATCGATCTCGAGAATTACGTGGCGGCGCTGTCGCGCAGGCGCGGCGACCGGTTCGCGCGCTTCCCGAACGGCGGCCAATGGCTGCGGCTCGATGGGGAACCCATGGACGAAGGCGCGTGGGATTTCCCCGGGACGCCGGGATTTGCCTATCGCCCGCCCGACGGCGCGATGCACCCCGGCTTCGTCATCGACCGCCACCAGCGCAGAGTGACGATCGGCTGA